From the genome of Latilactobacillus curvatus JCM 1096 = DSM 20019:
ATGGTTCTATACCGCAATTCCATATAATACAAAAGTCGTCATTCACTAGCTTGAATGACGACTTTTTACTTAATAACGTTCAAAAGGAGATGCCCTGATGACTCAGACAACCCAACAAACGATTGCCACGGCTTTTAAACAGTTAATGGTTGAACAACCTTTTAATAAAATTAGCGTCACCACCATCATGAATAAAACTGGCATTCGACGCCAAACCTTTTATGATTATTTCCCTGATAAATATGCGTTATTAGATTGGATTTACGATCAAGAAATCGGTGTCTACATCGACGAGCATCTCAACTATATTCATTGGACACAGGTGTTGGCGCAACTATTTAACTACTTCGATGCTAACCGCGCCTTCTATCAAAATGCTTTGTCGATTGAAGGGCAAAACGCCTTCGAACGCCATTTTATTCATCACGTCCACCAACTGATTAATCGGATTATTCAAGATCTTGCTAGCGCCCATCACATTACGTTATCCACCGACTACCAAGCCTTTTTACTTAGTTTTCTTTCCAACGCATTAGTTGCTTACACCGCTGAATGGCTCCGCAGTCGTCATCCCCAATCAGTTTCAAAAGTAATCACTGCCCTAAAAATGACATTAACTGATACAATTAACGGTTTATTATTACGTACAGGACACTTATATGAACAACGGTAATTATAAGATAATCCCATCAAAATTTAATTTCATATTTATTGACCATTCTTAGCGTAGTTGGCTTCCACAGCTGCTTTTTCTGCTTGCCACCAGTCTTCATTGTCACGATACCAGTCGATGGTATGTTGTAAGCCTGATTTAAAATCAGTGAATTCTGGTTGCCAGCCTAATTCTTCCCGTAATTTCGTTGAATCGATGGCATACCGTAAGTCATGACCTGGACGGTCTTTAACTTGATCGTAAGCATCTTTGGGTTGCCCCATTAATTCTAAGATTAATTCCAAAACATCTTTGTTATTTTGTTCGCCGTCGGCACCGATTAAGTAGGTTTCACCGATTTTGCCTTTGGTTAAAATTGCCCAAACGGCGCTTGAGTGATCATTCGTATGAATCCAGTCAC
Proteins encoded in this window:
- the dhaS gene encoding dihydroxyacetone kinase transcriptional activator DhaS, with amino-acid sequence MTQTTQQTIATAFKQLMVEQPFNKISVTTIMNKTGIRRQTFYDYFPDKYALLDWIYDQEIGVYIDEHLNYIHWTQVLAQLFNYFDANRAFYQNALSIEGQNAFERHFIHHVHQLINRIIQDLASAHHITLSTDYQAFLLSFLSNALVAYTAEWLRSRHPQSVSKVITALKMTLTDTINGLLLRTGHLYEQR